The following are from one region of the Sorghum bicolor cultivar BTx623 chromosome 2, Sorghum_bicolor_NCBIv3, whole genome shotgun sequence genome:
- the LOC8058971 gene encoding MADS-box transcription factor 8 codes for MGRGRVELKRIENKINRQVTFAKRRNGLLKKAYELSVLCDAEVALIIFSNRGKLYEFCSGQSITKTLERYEKSNYGGPDTAVQNKENELVQSSRNEYLKLKARVDNLQRTQRNLLGEDLGSLGIKELEQLEKQLDSSLRHIRSTRTQHMLDQLTDLQRREQMLCEANKCLRRKLEETSNQVHGQVWEHGANLLGYERHSPPQQAPSHVGNGLFFHPLEAAAEPTLQIGFAPEHMNNFMPTWLP; via the exons ATGGGGAGGGGGCGGGTTGAGCTGAAGCGGATCGAGAACAAGATCAACCGCCAGGTCACCTTCGCCAAGCGCCGCAACGGGCTGCTCAAGAAGGCGTACGAGCTCTCCGTGCTCTGCGACGCCGAGGTCGCGCTCATCATCTTCTCCAACCGCGGCAAGCTCTACGAGTTCTGCAGCGGAcagag CATCACAAAAACACTTGAGAGGTACGAAAAAAGCAATTATGGAGGCCCAGATACTGCTGTACAGAACAAGGAGAACGAG TTAGTCCAGAGCAGTCGCAATGAGTACCTTAAACTGAAAGCAAGGGTGGATAATTTACAAAGGACTCAGAG GAATTTGCTTGGTGAAGATCTGGGGTCACTTGGTATCAAAGAGCTTGAGCAGCTCGAGAAGCAACTTGATTCATCCTTAAGGCACATAAGATCCACAAGG ACACAACATATGCTTGATCAGCTCACTGATCTTCAGAGGAGG GAGCAAATGCTGTGTGAAGCAAATAAGTGCCTTAGAAGAAAG CTGGAGGAGACCAGCAACCAGGTGCATGGCCAAGTGTGGGAGCACGGTGCCAACTTACTCGGCTACGAGCGGCACTCCCCCCCACAGCAGGCCCCATCACATGTTGGCAATGGATTGTTCTTTCATCCCCTGGAAGCTGCAGCAGAGCCAACCCTGCAGATCGG GTTCGCTCCTGAACATATGAATAACTTCATGCCGACATGGCTACCCTGA
- the LOC8058972 gene encoding uncharacterized protein LOC8058972: MRPAATAAADAHQSRLLYELCALLLTVLRASPDDGAVARPLLPRQVTPAGVASMLLGASMALMLCGSVTFMLGFFLMPWVVGLGFLFLFVGFVTNLSGIWRAILLWPSAADSPKEASSPWHIFSKPSFMSM; encoded by the exons ATGaggccggcggcgacggcggcggcggacgcgCACCAGTCGCGGCTGCTCTACGAGCTCTGCGCGCTCCTGCTCACCGTCCTCCGGGCGTCGCCGGACGACGGGGCGGTGGCGCGGCCGCTGCTGCCGCGGCAGGTGACGCCCGCCGGGGTGGCGTCCATGCTGCTGGGCGCGTCCATGGCGCTGATGCTCTGCGGCTCCGTCACCTTCATGCTCGGCTTCTTCCTCATGCCCTGGGTCGTCGGCCTCggcttcctcttcctcttcgtcGGCTTCGTCACCAACCTCTCCGGGATCTGGAGGGCCATCCTCCTCTGGCCCTCCGCCGCGGACTCGCCCAAGGAGGCATCCTCCCCAT GGCATATATTTTCCAAGCCTTCATTCATGTCGATGTGA